A region from the Gossypium hirsutum isolate 1008001.06 chromosome A08, Gossypium_hirsutum_v2.1, whole genome shotgun sequence genome encodes:
- the LOC107930088 gene encoding anthocyanin 5-aromatic acyltransferase-like gives MDKGRLAVEIVGRYRVSPPPKTVPPTSLPLTFFDIPWLFFSPTQPLFFYDYPYPTSHFLSTALRPLIHSLSLTLQHFFALAATLVFPPHSSNPPFIVYDRSNFVSLVVAQSTADFHHLCSNHQRCINDFYPLLPPLPSGEQKETQTPLLAAQTTIFSNVGVCIGFAYHNVVADGRSFNSFIKTWASLFKDPSSCSVNSSLLPFYDRTAIKDSYGLQSIFLNHWRKRRSSTNMVIGVSDKNLDSAMVLLSLCVLMIWRRLKGG, from the coding sequence ATGGATAAAGGACGTTTGGCGGTAGAAATCGTGGGTCGCTACCGTGTGTCTCCACCACCAAAGACAGTCCCACCTACCTCCCTCCCTCTAACTTTCTTCGACATACCATGGCTTTTCTTCTCCCCAACTCAACCTCTCTTCTTCTACGACTACCCTTACCCTACTTCTCACTTTTTATCCACCGCTCTTCGACCACTCATCCACTCCCTCTCCCTCACTCTCCAGCACTTCTTTGCTTTGGCTGCCACCCTTGTGTTCCCACCCCACTCATCCAACCCCCCTTTCATTGTCTACGACCGATCCAACTTCGTCTCCTTGGTTGTCGCCCAATCCACCGCTGATTTTCATCACTTGTGTTCGAATCATCAGCGTTGCATCAACGACTTTTACCCACTACTCCCTCCTTTGCCGAGCGGGGAACAAAAGGAAACTCAAACCCCTTTGCTTGCTGCACAAACCACCATTTTCTCTAATGTCGGTGTTTGCATTGGGTTTGCGTATcataatgtggttgctgatgggAGAAGTTTCAACAGCTTCATCAAGACTTGGGCTTCTCTTTTCAAAGACCCTTCTTCTTGCTCAGTCAACTCATCGCTACTTCCCTTCTATGATAGAACGGCAATAAAAGACAGTTATGGGTTGCAGTCCATTTTCTTGAACCATTGGAGAAAAAGAAGATCTTCAACAAACATGGTCATAGGTGTTTCAGACAAGAACTTAGACTCGGCCATGGTGCTACTTTCTTTATGTGTCCTGATGATATGGAGAAGATTAAAGGGTGGATAG
- the LOC107930090 gene encoding uncharacterized protein has product MSIPMCWTELNERKIVDPELIQEMENIVKKIQERLKAVFDRQKSYADLKRRDIEYSVGDKVFLKVSPWKKILRFDRKGKLSPRYIGLYVIIERIGQVAYHLALPSELQKIHDVFHISMLRRYKYDHSHVISTEDIEIRPDLSYEEERVKMVKELRNKRVPLVKVL; this is encoded by the coding sequence ATGTCGATACCAATGTGTTGGAcggaattgaatgaaagaaaaatagtcGATCCAGAGTTGATTCAAGAAATGGAAAATATTGTTAAAAAGATTCAAGAAAGATTAAAAGCAGTttttgatagacagaaatcgtacgcagatctGAAACGACGGGACATTGAGTActcagttggagacaaagtatttcttaaagtctcTCCTTGGAAGAAAATCTTGAGATTTGATcggaagggtaaattgagtccacgatacATTGGACTGTATgtgattatagaaagaattggacagGTAGCATACCATTTAGCTCTGCCTTCTGAACTacaaaagattcatgatgttttccataTTTCTATGTTAAGAAGATACAAATATGATCATTCTCATGTGATTTCAACTGAAGATATAGAGATTCGACCTGATttatcatatgaagaagaacgAGTTAAAATGGTAAAGGAATTACGTAATAAACGAGTTCccttagtaaaagtattatga
- the LOC121205063 gene encoding anthocyanin 5-aromatic acyltransferase-like, translating into MKQPPRLTPSNLTCAYVWVCLIKSHEKVNGKLTGKNPSYFGFNAGGLTRLGYPVPAAYFGNCIAFARTMATQSELSGEDGIIVAADAIGNRVKELDEAFLEGAESWISEWGEFYGSDLEPHVMVFGSPKLDFYETDFGWGKARRIEEISMDNAKGKAVWFTQSRDVKGGIEVGVALPKPKMDAFTCFFTQLLPHH; encoded by the coding sequence ATGAAGCAACCACCACGTTTAACACCATCGAATTTAACATGTGCTTATGTGTGGGTGTGTTTGATAAAATCCCATGAGAAAGTAAATGGGAAGTTAACTGGCAAGAACCCCAGTTACTTCGGGTTCAATGCGGGCGGTTTAACCCGGTTGGGATATCCGGTACCAGCTGCTTATTTTGGTAACTGCATTGCGTTTGCTCGAACAATGGCAACTCAAAGTGAGCTTAGCGGAGAAGATGGGATTATAGTTGCAGCAGATGCAATCGGAAACAGAGTTAAGGAATTGGACGAAGCATTTCTGGAAGGGGCAGAAAGCTGGATATCAGAATGGGGGGAGTTTTATGGGTCGGATTTGGAGCCCCATGTGATGGTTTTCGGGTCACCGAAACTGGATTTCTACGAGACAGATTTTGGTTGGGGAAAGGCAAGGAGAATAGAGGAAATTTCAATGGATAATGCAAAAGGGAAAGCCGTTTGGTTCACCCAAAGCAGAGATGTGAAAGGCGGAATAGAGGTGGGAGTAGCATTACCTAAACCTAAAATGGATGCTTTTACATGTTTCTTCACTCAATTATTGCCTCAccattaa